A single Anabas testudineus chromosome 10, fAnaTes1.2, whole genome shotgun sequence DNA region contains:
- the hvcn1 gene encoding voltage-gated hydrogen channel 1, whose product MSRYLRHFTAVGDVHPGPWEEEELHVASEELSPATGQFPTTLTFRDSLKRLYSSDHFQVLVVCLVILDAFFVLAELLIDLAIIKLEHGHIAPEVFHYLSLSLLTFFMVELAGKLFAYRLEFFHHMFEVFDGLVVVVSFVLDVVFIFHEDAFDGMGLLILLRLWRVARIINGILVSVKNRADQKISKLKESYDHLVQRATELQERHDKLEQENQKLQALLKKHGIDY is encoded by the exons ATGTCTCGCTACCTGAGACACTTCACCGCTGTGGGGGACGTGCATCCAGGTCCgtgggaggaagaagagctgCACGTGGCCAGCGAGGAGCTGAGTCCAGCCACAGGACAGTTTCCCACAACGCTGACCTTCAGGGACTCGCTGAAGAGACTCTACAGCTCGGATCACTTCCAG gTGTTGGTGGTGTGTTTGGTCATCCTGGATGCTTTCTTTGTTCTGGCGGAGCTGCTGATAGATCTTGCTATCATTAAGTTGGAACATGGCCACATTGCTCCTGAG GTGTTTCATTACCTCAGCCTGTCTCTTCTCACGTTCTTCATGGTGGAGCTGGCAGGGAAGCTGTTTGCTTACCGCCTGGAGTTCTTCCATCACATGTTTGAAGTGTTTGATggtttggtggtggtggtgtcctTCGTGTTGGACGTTGTCTTCATTTTCCACGAGGACGCCTTCGATGGGATGGGTCTCCTTATCCTGCTGCGACTGTGGAGGGTGGCCAGGATCATCAACG GTATCCTGGTGTCGGTGAAGAACCGTGCGGACCAGAAGATCAGCAAGCTGAAGGAGAGCTACGACCACCTCGTCCAAAGAGCCACAGAACTACAGGAGCGCCACGACAAACTG GAACAAGAGAACCAGAAACTTCAAGCTCTCCTAAAGAAGCACGGCATAGACTACTAA
- the tctn1 gene encoding tectonic-1: protein MASSGAALWLFCLFLSFTAVATEENITSHVFNTTASGDHNVTYDVTNSYSTQPTGFESITTTPSHTNTEPLPVSGRLLTPVTGVDRLCPCDELRGVCDINCCCDTECRDQVALFTDCSVRTVSGNKQFCRRDVVSYTLGRTAAGYSELQSSVQKETNYDIFCIQSQNRVDGFSHPSPALPTDSNFDSLFKQFTSFLFGSKENSQSTADLQAMSGYQYGDVMVTAGESGQRGLFWLPTAGVTADCVDTSPAAFLKDQSSQCSRRVVLDQDCSTLPAFNMDTYTNIKFFAGKNKDTAVVPVVVASVILQSVDGTQAELNISGGENLRPALLDPDLCANVVLKVVYVMKYNPAGEIINVTLSLVLGFVSGATLPLKQEFHITFVQRNSEEEAIHYSGNPGYVVGLPLVSGTRTADGIVRSIDLRDTLSLLTNAEDQDCLRAPHQRSPVLFGLDSVSGCTLRLEDAANCSLVSQVLLDVLRGPNYPQYVASFGNSPLENPLDWVQIQNVSLEAAQSCSIPLSHHLEIEWTKYGSLVNPQPQIVSVKEVIQTNTTSLGLLSGGSSFLSIRSSVAFKPVSAAALPGFRATPTINAKLPFDFFFPFV, encoded by the exons ATGGCGTCCTCGGGTGCTGCACTCTGgctcttctgtttgtttttgtcatttacagCTGTGGCTACGGAGGAAAATATAACAAGCCACGTATTTAACACGACTGCGTCTGGTGACCACAATGTCACATACGATGTTACGAACAGTTATAGTACACAGCCTACAGGGTTTGAGTCGATAACCACAACACCGAGCCACACAAACACGGAGCCCCTGCCCGTCTCAGGCCGCCTGCTCACTCCAGTCACTGGAG tTGACAGGTTGTGTCCCTGTGATGagctcagaggtgtgtgtgacatcaactgctgctgtgacacagaGTGTAGGGATCAGGTGGCTCTATTCACTGACTGCTCAGTGCGCACCGTCAG tgGCAACAAGCAGTTTTGCCGCCGTGATGTAGTATCTTACACTTTAGGGAGGACAGCAGCTGGCTACTCAGAGCTACAGTCGTCTGTCCAGAAGGAGACAAATTATGACATTTTCTGCATTCAGTCACAAAACC GTGTTGATGGATTTTCTCATCCCTCCCCTGCTCTCCCAACCGACAGCAACTTCGACTCACTCTTTAAACAATTTACCAGCTTTCTGTTTGGCTCAAAGGAAAACAGTCAGTCCACTGCAGACCTCCAGGCCATGTCTGGATACCAG TATGGGGATGTGATGGTTACGGCTGGGGAGAGTGGACAGAGAGGGCTGTTCTGGCTGCCAACTGCTGGTGTCACTGCTGACTGTGTGGACACCAGCCCTGCAG CCTTCTTAAAGGATCAGAGCAGTCAGTGCTCCCGACGTGTGGTCCTGGATCAGGACTGCAGCACTCTGCCGGCCTTTAACATGGACACCTACACTAACATCAAGTTCTTTGCT GGCAAGAATAAAGACACAGCT GTTGTTCCTGTGGTCGTGGCTTCAGTCATCCTGCAATCTGTAGATGGGACTCAGGCTGAGCTGAACATCAGCGGAGGAGAAAACCTGAGACCTGCTCTTCTTGACCCAGACCTCTGTGCCAATGTGGTGCTGAAG GTTGTCTATGTAATGAAGTACAACCCAGCTGGTGAGATAATCAATGTGACTTTGTCTCTGGTACTTGGATTTGTCAGTGGAGCAACACTGCCTCTGAAACAGGAGTTTCACATTACCTTTGTACAG CGGAACAGTGAGGAGGAGGCTATCCACTACAGTGGAAACCCAGGTTATGTGGTTGGACTTCCACTTGTGTCTGGGACGAGAACTGCAGA TGGGATTGTGAGAAGCATCGACCTCAGAGACACGCTGTCTCTTCTCACTAATGCTGAGGACCAGGACTGTCTTCGGGCTCCACATCAGCGGTCTCCTGTCCTGTTTGGTTTGGACTCGGTGTCTGGCTGCACATTGCG ACTGGAGGATGCTGCCAACTGCTCCCTCGTCTCCCAGGTGCTTCTGGATGTTCTGAGAGGACCAAACTACCCCCAGTATGTGGCTTCCTTTGGAAATTCCCCCTTAGAAAATCCACTGGACTGGGTGCAGATCCAGAATGTCAGTCTTGAG GCAGCCCAGAGTTGCAGCATTCCCTTGTCACATCATTTGGAAATTGAATGGACCAAATATGGATCCTTGGTGAACCCCCAGCCTCAGATTGTGAGCGTCAAAGAAGTAATCCAGACTAACACAACAAGCTTG GGCCTGTTGTCTGGAGGCAGCAGCTTCCTGTCAATCAGAAGCTCGGTGGCCTTCAAACcagtgtctgctgctgctcttcctggTTTCAGAGCTACACCCACCATCAACGCCAAACTACCTTTCgacttcttctttccttttgtctGA